The sequence below is a genomic window from Curtobacterium sp. MCPF17_002.
GAGCGCGAGGTGGTCGATCTCGTCCCCGTACAAGAGGCCGTACGGGAAGGCCGTCCACGCGCCGACGTCGTGCGCGACCAGGGCGTACCGGGTCACCCCGAGTTGCTGCAGGAGGTCGTGCACGCGGATCGCCATCGCCTGCGTGTCGTAACCGACGGCTGGACGATCCGATCCGCCCTGCCCCGGGAGCTCGGGGATCACGAGTCGGTACCGGTCCGCGAGGTGCACGGCCGCCCGGAGCCAGGCGCGGGCGTCCTGCGGGAAGCCGGCCAGGAGCACCACGGTCGGACCGGTCGGGTTCCCGCCGACGAGCGCGTGCAGACGGACGCCGTCGACGTGGCGGTACTCGTCGGCGAAGTCGTTCCGGTTCGGTGTCGTGGTGGGGGTGCTCATCGTGCTCCTCGTGCTCGTCCGGGCTGTTCTGCAGGGCCACCCTAGCGATGTTGTATCGATCAGTCCAAGATAGGATGACGTGAGCGGAACGCGCACGACGGACCGCTGGAGGTGCAGGCGATGGCGGGGAAGAAGGCGTTCGACGCCGACGCGGCGGTCGAGGCGGCGATGCTCGTCTTCTGGGAGCGCGGCTACGCGGACTCGTCGTTGGATGCCCTCGGCGCTGCGATGGGCGTGGGCCGGAGCTCCTTCTACAACGCCTTCGGCGACAAGGCCGGGTTGTTCCAGCAGTGCCTCGCTCGCTACGGCAGCCGCTACGGCGACCGGTACGAGCAGGCACTCGCAGCGCCGGAGGGTGACGTCCGCGCCGCGCTCACCTCGTTCTTCGAGGTGACGCTGGACCGGATCGCCGACCCGGCCGTGCCGCGCGGATGCCTGATCGCACAGTCGGTGATCGCCAGCCCGACCCTCCCGCCGCAGGCGGCCGCGCAGGCGGAGATCCTCCTCGGCCTGCAGCGTCGGCGGATCACGACGGCACTCGTCGCGGCCGGCGTCGCCGCGCCGGCGGCGGAGGACGTCGCACTGCAGGTGGCTGCCGTCAACCAGTCCCTGGCCGTCCTGAGCCGGACCGGTCTGAGCCCCGAGCGGCTCGGATCGGTGGCACGCGCTGCCGTCGTCGCAGCTGTGAACGGGATCGGCGCGGGCACGCCCTCGTGACGGTGCCCGGTGCGGCTGGTCTCCGGTGTGCTCAGGACTGCAGCGGCGGGGTGGCCAGCGAGTCGAGCATGCGGAGCTTCTCGGCTGTCGGGCTGTCCTCGTCCGCGTAGTACACGACGAGGACCAGGTCCTCGAGCTGCATCTTCTCGCGGTGGAGTTGCAGCGCTCCGAGGACCGGGTGCTCGATCTGCACAGCACCACCGCTGAAGGTCCGCACGCCCTGCCGTGCCCATTCCTCGCGGAACCGAGCGCTCGCAAGGGAGAGCTCTCCCACCAGTTCGATCGCGCGCGGCTCGTCGACGTCGTCCCCGAGCGAGTGCCGGAACAGTGCCACGAAGTCGCTCACCGATCGTTCCCATTCCACGTGGAACTCCCGCTCCTCCGGATCGAGGAGCAGTGACCGGAGGCGGTTGTTGCCCGGGGCGAGACGTGGCGAGAACGTGATGGCCGACGCGTTCGCGGCGAGGACGTCGAAGTAGCGGCCTTCGATGAACGCCGGGGACGCGATGGACGCGAGCAAGTGATGCAGCCGTGCCGGGACGCGTTCCTCGCGCTGCCGCCGTCGGGCACGGGGTCGCGGAGTCGCGAGGGACATGAGGTACGCGGCCTCGACGTCGTCCAGCTGGAGCACCCGTGCGAGCGCCTCGAGCACCTGCATCGACGGGTTGCTGTCGCGACCGCGCTCGAGCCGGAGGTAGTAGTCCGCGCTGATCCCGGCGAGCAGTGCGACTTCCTCGCGCCGGAGTCCCGGCACGCGTCGGTTCGGTCCCGCGGGGAGACCGGCTCGATCGGGCGTGAGCAGACCGCGGCGAGCGCGCAGGTACGCGCCCAGCCTGTTCGCTCCACCCTCGTCGTCCACAGACGCAACGGTAGTTGTCACGCCGCCGCTGAGGGAGGCCCTGCCACTCCCCGGACCACCAGGGATCTTCCCCGGCCTGCGGGCCGTCCCCACGATGGGAGGACGCCCCACGCAGGGCGACCAGTCACCACACGGGAGAACACACCATGGACATCAGCGGACGCACGGTCCTCATCGTCGGAGGCACCTCGGGCATCGGCCTCGGTCTCGCTCACCGGTTCGCCGGGGCGGGCAGCACGGTCATCGTCGGCGGGCGCACGATCGACCGCGTCACGGACTTGGAGACCGTCCGGATCGACGTGACGGACGCCGATTCGGTCGTCCGTGCCCGAGACGAGGTCCTCGAGCGGCACCCGGAGCTCGACGTCGTGGTCACGATGTCGGGCGTCATGATCCCCGAAGACCTCCGCGACCCCGATCACTTCACCGCTGCGGAGACGACGATCGACGTGAACCTGCTCGGCACCATCCGGGTGATCGACGCGTTCACACCGCACCTCATCGCCCGCGCAGACGGGGACATCGTGACGGTGACCTCGGGCATCGCGCACCTTCCCTTCCCGCTCATGCCGACGTACGGCGCGTCCAAGGCGGGCGTGCACGCCTACAGCGAGGCGCTCCGCCCGCAGCTGGCCGGCGTGGGCGTGCGGGTCACCGAGCTCGTACCGCCTGCGGTCGCGACCGAGGCACAGGGCGGGATGAACCCCGCCGCGCTCCCGCTCGACGACTACCTCGACGAGGTCATCCAGCTCATCACCGCGCCGGACGCCCCGGACGAGATCGTCGTCGAGGCCGCGCGGCGTCTCCGCTGGGCTGAGCGTGACGGCACCTACGACGACCTCCTCGCACAGCGGTCACAGGCGCTCGCGATGCTCCCCGGCCACTGATCTCGGAACCGAGCCGAAGAACCACCACCGACACACTGCAGGAAGTAGGAACACCATGAGCGGATTGGCCGTCATCACCGGAGCATCGTCCGGAATCGGTCGGGAGTACGCCCGACGCATCGCATCGCAGGGAACGGACCTCATCGCGGTCGGCCGACGCCGGGAGCGTCTCGACGAGCTCGCCGTCGAGTTCCCGGACGTCCGGGTGCAGACCGTCGTCGCGGACCTCTCGACGCACGAGGGCATCCGAAACGTGATCGCGGCTGTCGGCGACCAGGCGGTGACCCTGCTCGTCAACAACGCCGGCGTGGCCCACTACAAGGCCTTCACCGACCTGGCCGAGGAGCAGGCCGCCGAACTCGTCGGCGTGAAGGTGCTCGCCCCGACCCTCCTCACTCGTGCGATCGCACCGGGGATGGTGGAGCGCGGTTCCGGTCAGGTCGTCAACGTCGCCGGCATGATCGCCTTCAGCGGGCCGGCCAGCCTCGAGCAGGTCGGACTCCGACGTGCCGTCTACGCGTCGACGCTCGCCTACACGCTGGCCCTCTCGCAGACCCTCCACGCCGAGCTCTCGCCGAACGGTGTCGCCGTGCAGGCGCTGCTCCCCGGCGTCGTGGCGACCGAGTTCCACGAGCGCCAGGGCATGGACCTGTCGGCCGCTCCCCGGATGACCGCTGCCGACGTCGTCACCGCGAGCCTGCGTGGCATCGAACTCGGAGAGACCGTTACCGCGCCCGGCGTGGAGCAGGGCGAACTGCTCGACGAGGTCTTCGCGGCGGACCTGGCGGCCTTCGGCGGACAGTCGCCGCAGCTGGCGACCCGCTACCGCGTCTGACCGACTGCCTGCGTCGAGCCGGGCCAGCGGCTCCTGGTACGGTGACGGCGCCCGGCCGTGACGGCCGGCTACCGGTTGGGGGGGACAAGGAGCGACTCGGCGTCCCGTCGCAGCCGTCGGCAGCTCCTCCGACGAGTGCATCTCGTCCCTCGACGATCCCTGTCGTCGTCGCGATCGGCCTGGCGACCGCTGCGCTGTCCGGCTGCACCGTGGAGAAGGAGCCCCCTGTCGACCCGGAGATCCGGTGGGAGGGGGCCGCTCCGACCGGACCTCTCGAAGACGACCCGTGGGTGCAGGCAGTGCGCGCCGAACTCGAAGCGGAGGCGGTGGCCCGCAACCGCAACGACTTCAGCATCCCCGAGTTCGCCCGAACAGCGACTCCCGTGTACATCGATCGCGTCTCCGCGAACGCCATCGAAGCCATTTCGAACAACGGGCGCACCAAGCTCTCACCCGGCCCACTGCCGTTCACCCCCACGGCGGTGGAAGTGGGGTACTGGAACAAGGGCGAGGACTTCGCAGCGGTGCGCGGCTGCGTTGCCGGGCGATGGGCGACGGAGTCCGGTGTGCCGACCGGCGAGATCGACGGTGTCGGAATCGAGTACCGGCTCGAGCGCGACCACGACGGACTGATGAGGGTCAGCTCGACCAGTAGCGTCCCCGATCTCGATTGTGGGGCCCTCGACCCGTTGCCCACAGCGCTGTTCGACCCGGCGCCGGAGCCGTCCGGAGTGACGGACGTCCGTGACGTCGTGCGGCCTGACGGGACCACGTCCGGTCCGAGGTCTCGATAAGGCGGCAGCACTCGCTCGCTGTGATGTCCCGGAACGTTGTGTCGAGGGTCAGTCGTTGAGGAGCCGATGCGTGAAGGCCGCCCGGTGACGTGAGCAAGTGGAGCTGCGCATTCGTGCTCGGAGGCGTGATCGCGGCAGTGACGGTGGCCGCCC
It includes:
- a CDS encoding TetR/AcrR family transcriptional regulator; protein product: MAGKKAFDADAAVEAAMLVFWERGYADSSLDALGAAMGVGRSSFYNAFGDKAGLFQQCLARYGSRYGDRYEQALAAPEGDVRAALTSFFEVTLDRIADPAVPRGCLIAQSVIASPTLPPQAAAQAEILLGLQRRRITTALVAAGVAAPAAEDVALQVAAVNQSLAVLSRTGLSPERLGSVARAAVVAAVNGIGAGTPS
- a CDS encoding helix-turn-helix transcriptional regulator, producing the protein MTTTVASVDDEGGANRLGAYLRARRGLLTPDRAGLPAGPNRRVPGLRREEVALLAGISADYYLRLERGRDSNPSMQVLEALARVLQLDDVEAAYLMSLATPRPRARRRQREERVPARLHHLLASIASPAFIEGRYFDVLAANASAITFSPRLAPGNNRLRSLLLDPEEREFHVEWERSVSDFVALFRHSLGDDVDEPRAIELVGELSLASARFREEWARQGVRTFSGGAVQIEHPVLGALQLHREKMQLEDLVLVVYYADEDSPTAEKLRMLDSLATPPLQS
- a CDS encoding SDR family NAD(P)-dependent oxidoreductase; translation: MDISGRTVLIVGGTSGIGLGLAHRFAGAGSTVIVGGRTIDRVTDLETVRIDVTDADSVVRARDEVLERHPELDVVVTMSGVMIPEDLRDPDHFTAAETTIDVNLLGTIRVIDAFTPHLIARADGDIVTVTSGIAHLPFPLMPTYGASKAGVHAYSEALRPQLAGVGVRVTELVPPAVATEAQGGMNPAALPLDDYLDEVIQLITAPDAPDEIVVEAARRLRWAERDGTYDDLLAQRSQALAMLPGH
- a CDS encoding SDR family NAD(P)-dependent oxidoreductase, producing MSGLAVITGASSGIGREYARRIASQGTDLIAVGRRRERLDELAVEFPDVRVQTVVADLSTHEGIRNVIAAVGDQAVTLLVNNAGVAHYKAFTDLAEEQAAELVGVKVLAPTLLTRAIAPGMVERGSGQVVNVAGMIAFSGPASLEQVGLRRAVYASTLAYTLALSQTLHAELSPNGVAVQALLPGVVATEFHERQGMDLSAAPRMTAADVVTASLRGIELGETVTAPGVEQGELLDEVFAADLAAFGGQSPQLATRYRV